Proteins encoded together in one Paracidovorax wautersii window:
- the hisS gene encoding histidine--tRNA ligase has protein sequence MNDILPPDSARWEWLEDKVRRLMAQYAYRNMRTPIVEPTALFVRGLGEVTDIVEKEMYSFEDRLNGEQLTLRPEATAGVVRAVVEHSMLYDGGKRLYYMGPMFRHERPQRGRYRQFHQIGAEALGFPGAEADAELILLATALWRELGLQDVRLELNSLGQPAERKAHRAALIGYLEQRTDQLDEEARRRLHSNPLRILDTKNPGMQALVEAAPKLIDFLGEESLRHFDRVKAILDANGVAWWVNPRLVRGMDYYNLTVFEFVTDRLGSQGTICGGGRYDYLIEQIGGKPAPAVGWALGVERVLELIKEQEASAPDVAADAYAIVPEADTVPQVMAVLQQLRSCGVSVQMHAPTTSGDGMGSMKSQFKKADASGCRYALIFGADELGRGAVTVKALRDGEGGQVERPLDAVAQWAGSLQSAR, from the coding sequence ATGAACGACATCCTTCCTCCGGACTCTGCGCGCTGGGAGTGGCTGGAGGACAAGGTCCGGCGCCTGATGGCTCAGTACGCCTATCGGAACATGCGCACGCCGATCGTGGAGCCCACGGCGCTCTTCGTGCGCGGACTCGGCGAAGTGACGGACATCGTCGAAAAGGAGATGTATTCCTTTGAGGACCGTCTCAACGGCGAGCAGCTTACGCTCAGGCCTGAAGCCACTGCCGGTGTGGTGCGGGCCGTCGTCGAACACTCCATGCTCTACGACGGTGGCAAGCGGCTTTATTACATGGGCCCGATGTTTCGCCATGAGCGCCCCCAACGTGGCCGCTACCGGCAGTTCCACCAGATCGGCGCGGAGGCGCTGGGCTTCCCGGGGGCCGAGGCGGATGCCGAGCTGATCCTGTTGGCGACCGCCCTCTGGAGGGAACTGGGTCTGCAGGATGTCCGCCTGGAGCTCAACAGTCTGGGGCAGCCTGCCGAGCGCAAAGCCCACCGTGCGGCCCTGATCGGGTATCTGGAGCAGCGCACCGACCAACTCGACGAAGAAGCGCGTCGTCGGCTGCACAGCAATCCGTTGCGCATTCTGGATACCAAGAACCCTGGCATGCAGGCCCTAGTGGAGGCCGCACCGAAGCTGATCGACTTCCTCGGGGAGGAGTCGTTGCGCCATTTCGACCGGGTCAAAGCGATCCTGGACGCGAACGGTGTCGCCTGGTGGGTCAATCCCCGGCTGGTGCGGGGCATGGATTACTACAACCTCACGGTCTTCGAATTCGTGACCGACCGGTTGGGCTCGCAGGGCACCATTTGCGGCGGTGGGCGATATGACTACCTGATTGAGCAGATCGGTGGCAAGCCGGCGCCGGCGGTGGGCTGGGCGCTGGGCGTCGAGCGCGTCCTTGAACTGATCAAGGAGCAGGAGGCGTCTGCTCCCGATGTAGCGGCAGATGCGTACGCCATAGTGCCCGAGGCGGATACGGTGCCCCAGGTGATGGCTGTACTTCAGCAATTGCGCAGTTGTGGCGTGAGCGTACAGATGCACGCGCCGACCACTTCCGGCGACGGCATGGGCAGCATGAAGTCCCAATTCAAGAAGGCGGACGCCAGCGGCTGCCGCTACGCGCTGATTTTCGGCGCAGACGAGCTGGGCCGCGGTGCAGTGACCGTCAAGGCGCTGCGGGATGGCGAAGGCGGACAGGTGGAGCGTCCCCTGGATGCCGTTGCACAGTGGGCAGGGTCCCTACAATCGGCCCGATAA
- a CDS encoding tetratricopeptide repeat protein, protein MANHLDLEEQEQIDQLKHFWNTWGTLISVVVIVVCGAVAAWNGYKYWQNRQAVQAAVLAEAVESAERAGDKGRVEQAWSDLSGKYGSTVQAGQSGLAVAKFWSNAGNPDAAKAALGWVADKSSDDGLKALAKLRLSSLLMEQKAYDEALAQLGGSFPAEFEAVVADRKGDLLTLKGSNQDAIAEYQRAYKAFDPRTDYRRLVEIKLNALGAKPQVVASAELTKEVK, encoded by the coding sequence ATGGCAAACCATCTCGACCTTGAAGAACAAGAGCAAATCGACCAGCTCAAGCATTTCTGGAATACCTGGGGCACGCTGATCAGCGTCGTGGTCATTGTGGTGTGCGGGGCTGTCGCGGCCTGGAATGGCTACAAGTACTGGCAGAACCGCCAAGCCGTGCAGGCAGCTGTGCTTGCCGAAGCGGTCGAGTCGGCTGAGCGTGCTGGAGACAAGGGCCGGGTGGAGCAGGCCTGGAGTGATTTGTCTGGCAAGTACGGCTCCACGGTGCAGGCAGGTCAGTCCGGCCTGGCGGTCGCGAAGTTCTGGAGCAACGCCGGCAATCCCGATGCAGCCAAGGCTGCGTTGGGCTGGGTGGCGGACAAATCATCGGACGACGGGTTGAAAGCGCTCGCCAAGCTCCGTCTTTCCAGTCTGCTGATGGAGCAAAAGGCGTATGACGAGGCGCTGGCCCAACTCGGTGGGAGCTTCCCCGCCGAGTTCGAGGCGGTGGTCGCGGACCGCAAGGGAGACCTGTTGACGCTCAAAGGTAGCAACCAAGACGCGATTGCAGAATACCAGCGAGCTTACAAGGCCTTTGATCCTCGGACGGACTACCGCCGCCTGGTGGAGATCAAGTTGAATGCGCTGGGCGCGAAGCCACAAGTCGTTGCCTCCGCTGAACTGACCAAGGAAGTCAAGTGA